Proteins co-encoded in one Cuculus canorus isolate bCucCan1 chromosome 22, bCucCan1.pri, whole genome shotgun sequence genomic window:
- the GRHL3 gene encoding grainyhead-like protein 3 homolog isoform X1 gives MSNELDFRSVRLMKNDTMNFQKFAYTNEDEAWKTYLENPLTAATKAMMRVNGDDDSVAALSLLYDYYMVPKEKRILPSGMMGRNELGKRHCLGMEYDPEIASFDGSAHLMKLLSENVSMTQEYCEPQKKNSLSLEGTPTPHKQAMLPPGTSKLDATPDNYMVPPADVYESSLNSLFETIPVAPPQQRWQPDSTFKEDPQESLLFNDILKPQPEPPCPESYATDGVKSDFEYTLGSPKAIHIKSGDSPMAYLNKGQFYPITLRTAGDSKCLHLSSSKVKSVVMIVFDNEKIPTEQLKFWKHWHSRQPTAKQRVIDVADCKENFNTVQNIEELAYNALSFVWNIHEEAKVFIGVNCLSTDFSSQKGVKGVPLNLQIDTYDYANGTSQLVHRAVCQIKIFCDKGAERKMRDDERKQFRRKGKCLDSNNNGLKGCLLSGFRGNEITFLRPETDLETQPVLFIPNVHFSNLQRCGTVLSPAVPNSANRLPLKRSGVSFADEFDPIPPKQTKEEDPQRVLLYVRRESEEVFDALMLKTPDLQGLRTAISEKYGLPEESIYKVYKKCKRGILVNMDNNIIQHYSNHMAFLLDMVEAEDKFQIILKEL, from the exons TTTTAGATCTGTGCGTCTGATGAAGAATGACACCATGAACTTCCAGAAATTCGCTTATACCAATGAAGATGAAGCCTGGAAAACCTACCTAGAGAACCCCTTGACTGCAGCCACCAAAGCTATGATGAGGGTGAACGGAGATGATGACAGCGTGGCTGCCCTGAGCCTCCTCTATGACTACTACATG GTCCCAAAGGAGAAGAGGATTCTTCCGTCTGGTATGATGGGACGCAATGAACTAGGAAAGAG GCACTGCCTCGGAATGGAGTACGACCCAGAGATTGCATCCTTTGATGGCTCAGCCCATCTCATGAAGCTTTTGTCTGAAAATGTTTCCATGACCCAAGAATATTGTGAGCCACAGAAGAAGAACAGCTTAAGTCTTGAAGGCACCCCTACTCCTCACAAGCAGGCCATGCTTCCACCAGGCACTAGCAAGCTGGATGCCACCCCAGACAACTACATGGTCCCTCCGGCGGATGTATATGAAAGCTCATTGAACTCCCTCTTCGAGACCATCCCTGTAGCCCCACCACAGCAGAGGTGGCAGCCAGACAGCACCTTCAAAGAGGATCCCCAGGAG TCGCTACTCTTCAATGATATCCTCAAACCCCAGCCAGAGCCACCTTGTCCCGAGAGTTATGCTACAGATGGTGTTAAGAG TGACTTTGAATACACTCTGGGGTCACCTAAAGCCATTCACATAAAATCTGGGGACTCTCCCATGGCCTACCTCAACAAAGGACAGTTCTACCCCATCACACTGCGGACAGCTGGAGACAGCAAATGTTTGCACTTGTCCTCAAGTAAAGTAAAG AGCGTTGTGATGATTGTTTTTGACAACGAAAAAATCCCGACAGAGCAGCTTAAGTTCTGGAAGCATTGGCACTCCCGCCAGCCCACGGCCAAGCAGAGAGTCATTGATGTCG CTGACTGTAAAGAAAACTTCAACACGGTGCAGAACATCGAGGAGTTAGCCTACAATGCACTGTCCTTCGTGTGGAACATCCATGAAGAAGCAAAG GTGTTTATTGGGGTGAATTGCCTGAGCACTGACTTCTCCTCCCAGAAGGGAGTGAAAGGTGTCCCGCTTAACCTCCAGATAGACACTTACGACTATGCCAATGGAACCAGCCAGCTGGTGCACCGTGCCGTCTGCCAGATCAAGATATTCTGCGATAAG ggagcagagaggaaaatgcGGGATGATGAAAGGAAACAgttcagaaggaaaggaaaatgcctGGACTCCAATAACAATG GTCTGAAAGGCTGTTTGCTGTCTGGCTTCAGAGGGAATGAAATCACGTTCCTGAGGCCAGAGACTGACCTCGAAACCCAGCCAGTCCTGTTTATCCCCAACGTCCATTTTTCAAACCTGCAGAGGTGTGGCACG GTGCTCTCCCCTGCTGTTCCCAACTCTGCAAACAG GCTGCCCTTGAAACGGAGCGGTGTCTCATTCGCAGATGAGTTTGACCCGATACCTCCAAAGCAAACCAAGGAAGAAGATCCTCAGAGAG TCTTGTTGTACGTGCGAAGGGAATCCGAGGAAGTGTTTGACGCTCTCATGTTGAAGACGCCAGATCTTCAGGGCCTCAGAACAGCT atttcagaaaaatatgggCTTCCTGAAGAAAGCATTTATAAAGTctacaaaaaatgcaaaagagg gatCCTGGTGAACATGGACAACAATATCATCCAGCACTACAGCAACCACATGGCCTTCCTCTTGGACATGGTGGAAGCAGAAGACAAATTCCAGATTATCCTCAAGGAGTTATAA
- the GRHL3 gene encoding grainyhead-like protein 3 homolog isoform X2, with protein sequence MKNDTMNFQKFAYTNEDEAWKTYLENPLTAATKAMMRVNGDDDSVAALSLLYDYYMVPKEKRILPSGMMGRNELGKRHCLGMEYDPEIASFDGSAHLMKLLSENVSMTQEYCEPQKKNSLSLEGTPTPHKQAMLPPGTSKLDATPDNYMVPPADVYESSLNSLFETIPVAPPQQRWQPDSTFKEDPQESLLFNDILKPQPEPPCPESYATDGVKSDFEYTLGSPKAIHIKSGDSPMAYLNKGQFYPITLRTAGDSKCLHLSSSKVKSVVMIVFDNEKIPTEQLKFWKHWHSRQPTAKQRVIDVADCKENFNTVQNIEELAYNALSFVWNIHEEAKVFIGVNCLSTDFSSQKGVKGVPLNLQIDTYDYANGTSQLVHRAVCQIKIFCDKGAERKMRDDERKQFRRKGKCLDSNNNGLKGCLLSGFRGNEITFLRPETDLETQPVLFIPNVHFSNLQRCGTVLSPAVPNSANRLPLKRSGVSFADEFDPIPPKQTKEEDPQRVLLYVRRESEEVFDALMLKTPDLQGLRTAISEKYGLPEESIYKVYKKCKRGILVNMDNNIIQHYSNHMAFLLDMVEAEDKFQIILKEL encoded by the exons ATGAAGAATGACACCATGAACTTCCAGAAATTCGCTTATACCAATGAAGATGAAGCCTGGAAAACCTACCTAGAGAACCCCTTGACTGCAGCCACCAAAGCTATGATGAGGGTGAACGGAGATGATGACAGCGTGGCTGCCCTGAGCCTCCTCTATGACTACTACATG GTCCCAAAGGAGAAGAGGATTCTTCCGTCTGGTATGATGGGACGCAATGAACTAGGAAAGAG GCACTGCCTCGGAATGGAGTACGACCCAGAGATTGCATCCTTTGATGGCTCAGCCCATCTCATGAAGCTTTTGTCTGAAAATGTTTCCATGACCCAAGAATATTGTGAGCCACAGAAGAAGAACAGCTTAAGTCTTGAAGGCACCCCTACTCCTCACAAGCAGGCCATGCTTCCACCAGGCACTAGCAAGCTGGATGCCACCCCAGACAACTACATGGTCCCTCCGGCGGATGTATATGAAAGCTCATTGAACTCCCTCTTCGAGACCATCCCTGTAGCCCCACCACAGCAGAGGTGGCAGCCAGACAGCACCTTCAAAGAGGATCCCCAGGAG TCGCTACTCTTCAATGATATCCTCAAACCCCAGCCAGAGCCACCTTGTCCCGAGAGTTATGCTACAGATGGTGTTAAGAG TGACTTTGAATACACTCTGGGGTCACCTAAAGCCATTCACATAAAATCTGGGGACTCTCCCATGGCCTACCTCAACAAAGGACAGTTCTACCCCATCACACTGCGGACAGCTGGAGACAGCAAATGTTTGCACTTGTCCTCAAGTAAAGTAAAG AGCGTTGTGATGATTGTTTTTGACAACGAAAAAATCCCGACAGAGCAGCTTAAGTTCTGGAAGCATTGGCACTCCCGCCAGCCCACGGCCAAGCAGAGAGTCATTGATGTCG CTGACTGTAAAGAAAACTTCAACACGGTGCAGAACATCGAGGAGTTAGCCTACAATGCACTGTCCTTCGTGTGGAACATCCATGAAGAAGCAAAG GTGTTTATTGGGGTGAATTGCCTGAGCACTGACTTCTCCTCCCAGAAGGGAGTGAAAGGTGTCCCGCTTAACCTCCAGATAGACACTTACGACTATGCCAATGGAACCAGCCAGCTGGTGCACCGTGCCGTCTGCCAGATCAAGATATTCTGCGATAAG ggagcagagaggaaaatgcGGGATGATGAAAGGAAACAgttcagaaggaaaggaaaatgcctGGACTCCAATAACAATG GTCTGAAAGGCTGTTTGCTGTCTGGCTTCAGAGGGAATGAAATCACGTTCCTGAGGCCAGAGACTGACCTCGAAACCCAGCCAGTCCTGTTTATCCCCAACGTCCATTTTTCAAACCTGCAGAGGTGTGGCACG GTGCTCTCCCCTGCTGTTCCCAACTCTGCAAACAG GCTGCCCTTGAAACGGAGCGGTGTCTCATTCGCAGATGAGTTTGACCCGATACCTCCAAAGCAAACCAAGGAAGAAGATCCTCAGAGAG TCTTGTTGTACGTGCGAAGGGAATCCGAGGAAGTGTTTGACGCTCTCATGTTGAAGACGCCAGATCTTCAGGGCCTCAGAACAGCT atttcagaaaaatatgggCTTCCTGAAGAAAGCATTTATAAAGTctacaaaaaatgcaaaagagg gatCCTGGTGAACATGGACAACAATATCATCCAGCACTACAGCAACCACATGGCCTTCCTCTTGGACATGGTGGAAGCAGAAGACAAATTCCAGATTATCCTCAAGGAGTTATAA